A genomic segment from Candidatus Korarchaeum cryptofilum OPF8 encodes:
- a CDS encoding 50S ribosomal protein L40e produces the protein MPIEDPFKRSVAAKALLNFKICRKCGARNPVTATKCRRCRSTNLRLKKAKLVRK, from the coding sequence ATGCCCATAGAGGACCCATTCAAGAGGAGCGTCGCAGCCAAGGCCCTCCTCAATTTCAAGATATGCAGGAAGTGCGGGGCTAGAAATCCGGTAACAGCGACTAAATGTAGGAGGTGCAGGAGCACGAACCTCAGGTTGAAGAAAGCGAAGCTAGTGAGGAAGTGA
- a CDS encoding glycosyltransferase family 4 protein, producing the protein MIALVGPYYPAVGGVQVYMTYTARELLSLGFEVTVVSYRGSEARWGERVIEAPNLRIRGLRGVSFILGATSILRREKPDLIISHYATISGISGLLSGLNYFSVFHGSELRLPKALSKIAASRSRAVICVSNWLRERLESYGIGVDAVIPGGIESELFASLPPKEVVRERLGLEGNVILSVGSLVRAKGFDLIPEVAKIVNSKLRARFLIIGSGPEEESIRRRAREEGVEDLVILLGRKSYEETAIYYRAADLLLHPARYEGYGLTALESLAAGTPVVATDTGGIKDAVMDGVDGFIVVRDAKAIAERVIHLLEDDNLREEMGRKGRERALKRSWKKVTQEYIDLMRKKVPEIFQ; encoded by the coding sequence ATGATAGCTCTCGTAGGTCCCTACTATCCAGCGGTGGGCGGAGTTCAGGTATACATGACATACACGGCTAGGGAGCTCCTCTCCCTCGGCTTCGAAGTAACTGTAGTCAGCTATAGGGGCTCCGAAGCTAGATGGGGGGAGAGGGTCATCGAAGCCCCCAATCTCAGGATCAGGGGGCTCAGAGGAGTTAGCTTCATCCTCGGAGCTACTAGCATATTGAGGAGGGAGAAGCCCGATCTCATCATCTCGCATTATGCCACTATATCTGGGATCTCAGGTCTCCTCTCCGGGCTGAATTACTTCTCGGTATTCCATGGGAGCGAGCTCAGGCTCCCTAAAGCCCTATCTAAGATAGCAGCGTCCAGATCGAGGGCAGTGATATGCGTGAGCAATTGGCTGAGGGAGAGGCTGGAGTCCTACGGAATAGGGGTGGATGCTGTGATACCTGGCGGAATTGAGAGCGAGCTCTTCGCTTCCCTTCCCCCAAAGGAAGTAGTTAGGGAGAGATTGGGGCTAGAGGGGAACGTGATCCTCTCAGTGGGCTCATTAGTCAGAGCTAAGGGGTTCGATCTGATCCCAGAGGTAGCTAAGATCGTGAACTCAAAGTTGAGAGCGAGATTCCTCATAATCGGGAGCGGCCCAGAGGAGGAGAGCATAAGGAGGAGAGCTAGGGAGGAGGGCGTGGAGGATCTCGTCATCTTATTGGGAAGGAAGAGCTATGAGGAGACTGCAATTTACTATAGAGCGGCGGATCTTCTGCTGCATCCGGCTAGATATGAGGGATACGGCCTAACAGCTCTCGAATCCCTGGCTGCCGGTACTCCGGTGGTGGCCACCGATACCGGGGGAATTAAGGATGCGGTGATGGATGGGGTGGATGGGTTCATAGTAGTCAGGGATGCGAAGGCCATAGCTGAGAGGGTAATCCACTTACTAGAGGACGATAATTTGAGGGAGGAAATGGGGAGGAAGGGAAGGGAAAGGGCATTGAAGAGGAGCTGGAAGAAAGTAACCCAGGAATACATTGATTTAATGAGGAAGAAGGTCCCTGAGATCTTCCAATGA
- the rsmA gene encoding 16S rRNA (adenine(1518)-N(6)/adenine(1519)-N(6))-dimethyltransferase RsmA produces the protein MRAKLGQHMMVSRKWIKLIADLLDVRGDEVIELGAGTGNLSEEILSRDPRKLILVEKDERFVDILREKFGGDERVEILRADIRELLPLRVEKIASNPPYYLSSQLIIGLARSEFRRAVLTLQKEFAERLIAKPGTEKYGSLSVIASLLLKVSLVSIVDRRSFNPVPKVDSAILVIEPKQDELRDQILKYCKLIFSRRKRELKNSLKPVLRSVDGLPHAERRPYHMSPEEVREVIAWLSGRLGD, from the coding sequence ATGAGAGCTAAGCTCGGGCAGCACATGATGGTGTCCAGGAAGTGGATAAAGCTCATAGCTGACTTACTCGATGTGAGGGGGGATGAGGTAATTGAGCTGGGTGCTGGGACTGGAAATTTGAGTGAGGAGATCCTATCTAGAGATCCTAGAAAGCTCATATTGGTTGAGAAAGATGAGAGGTTCGTTGATATCCTGAGGGAGAAGTTCGGGGGTGATGAGAGGGTCGAGATACTGAGAGCTGATATCAGGGAGCTCCTCCCCCTCAGGGTGGAGAAGATAGCATCGAATCCCCCCTACTACCTCTCATCCCAGCTCATAATAGGATTGGCCAGGAGCGAATTCAGGAGAGCTGTCTTAACTCTCCAGAAGGAGTTCGCCGAGAGGCTAATCGCTAAACCGGGAACTGAGAAGTACGGGAGCCTCTCCGTAATAGCATCCCTCCTCCTCAAGGTATCCCTAGTCTCTATAGTCGATAGGAGGTCCTTCAACCCCGTTCCTAAGGTTGATTCAGCTATATTGGTCATAGAGCCGAAGCAGGATGAACTGAGGGATCAGATATTGAAGTACTGCAAGTTGATATTCTCTAGGAGGAAGAGGGAGCTCAAGAACTCACTTAAACCCGTCTTGAGGAGTGTAGATGGGCTCCCTCATGCTGAGAGGAGGCCCTATCATATGAGCCCGGAGGAAGTGAGGGAAGTGATAGCTTGGCTATCTGGCAGGTTAGGGGATTGA
- a CDS encoding RtcB family protein: MVELRKIDEVRWELPKGYKPGMRVPGLIFATEKLVKGIEARALDQLANVAMLPGIYKYSIAMPDIHEGYGFPIGGVAAFDAHEGIVSPGGVGYDINCGVRLIRTDLSEKEVRPKLKQLVDALFENVPSGLGSSGKVRLSPGQLDDVIVMGAKWAVEQGYGWERDLEHCEEGGMMEGADPGVISRKAKERGLPQLGSLGSGNHFLEVQVVDRIYDEGAARVMGIEHEGQVVAMVHTGSRGFGHQVADDFLNIMMSKISSLNFKLPDKELIFAYANSDIAEKYFKAMKGAANYAWANRQMITHWVREAFERVFGRSAEDLRMNLIYDVAHNIAKLEEHEVDGRRVKVYVHRKGATRSFPPGHPAIPQDYREVGQPVIIPGSQGTASYLMAGTERAMSESFGTTAHGAGRVMSREQAKRVYRGSQIVQMLAERGIIVKPASLAVAAEEAPGAYKDVDEVVNATHKAGIARLVARLVPIGVVKG, from the coding sequence ATGGTCGAGCTGAGGAAGATAGATGAGGTTAGATGGGAGCTTCCGAAGGGGTATAAGCCTGGAATGAGGGTCCCGGGCCTCATATTCGCCACCGAAAAACTCGTGAAGGGAATAGAAGCGAGGGCACTGGATCAGCTGGCTAACGTAGCCATGCTCCCGGGCATATACAAGTACTCCATAGCGATGCCGGATATACACGAGGGTTACGGCTTCCCGATAGGGGGAGTGGCCGCTTTCGATGCTCACGAAGGTATAGTGAGCCCAGGGGGCGTGGGTTACGATATAAACTGCGGGGTGAGGTTGATAAGGACGGACTTGAGCGAGAAGGAAGTGAGGCCCAAGCTCAAGCAGTTAGTAGATGCCCTATTCGAGAATGTACCCTCAGGGCTCGGGAGCAGCGGGAAGGTGAGGTTGAGCCCGGGGCAGCTCGATGATGTGATAGTCATGGGAGCTAAGTGGGCTGTTGAGCAGGGCTACGGATGGGAGAGGGATCTAGAGCACTGCGAGGAAGGGGGGATGATGGAAGGGGCTGATCCAGGTGTCATAAGCAGGAAGGCTAAGGAGAGGGGACTGCCCCAGCTCGGCTCCCTGGGGAGCGGAAATCACTTCTTGGAGGTCCAAGTAGTGGATAGGATATACGATGAGGGGGCAGCTAGGGTCATGGGGATAGAGCACGAGGGCCAAGTCGTCGCCATGGTGCACACAGGGAGCAGGGGGTTCGGCCACCAGGTAGCGGACGATTTCCTCAATATTATGATGTCAAAGATAAGCTCGCTCAACTTCAAGCTCCCGGACAAGGAGCTTATATTCGCTTATGCAAACTCCGATATAGCTGAGAAGTACTTCAAAGCGATGAAGGGAGCGGCTAATTATGCTTGGGCTAATAGGCAGATGATAACGCACTGGGTGAGGGAGGCTTTCGAGAGGGTATTCGGGAGGAGCGCTGAGGACTTGAGGATGAACTTAATCTATGATGTGGCTCACAACATAGCGAAGTTGGAGGAGCACGAGGTCGATGGGAGGAGGGTCAAGGTATATGTGCACAGGAAGGGGGCCACTAGATCCTTCCCTCCCGGACATCCAGCGATACCGCAGGATTACAGGGAAGTGGGTCAGCCCGTGATAATACCCGGGTCCCAGGGAACCGCTTCTTATTTAATGGCCGGGACGGAGAGGGCGATGAGCGAGTCCTTCGGTACCACGGCTCATGGAGCTGGGAGGGTGATGAGCAGGGAGCAGGCTAAGAGAGTCTATAGGGGAAGCCAGATAGTGCAGATGCTGGCTGAGAGGGGCATAATAGTGAAACCAGCTTCGCTAGCTGTAGCAGCCGAGGAGGCACCCGGAGCTTACAAGGACGTCGATGAAGTCGTTAATGCAACTCATAAGGCCGGTATAGCCAGATTGGTCGCGAGGCTCGTCCCTATAGGAGTCGTCAAGGGGTGA
- a CDS encoding HemK2/MTQ2 family protein methyltransferase yields the protein MAIWQVRGLKLLRDDQIYWPAEDSLLMLDALDPDLSGKVCLDLGTGSGIVAIEMAKRGCCTVASDISPRSCLLASRNAELNGLEVHTVQGDMTRHFRDLAFDLIAFNPPYLPGRGDPRWAGGRRGRELIDALIDDLPRLMREKALILHADFNLPELTLRKAEKMGLRAEICLRRKLAFHELMIVRISRA from the coding sequence TTGGCTATCTGGCAGGTTAGGGGATTGAAGCTCCTCAGGGATGATCAAATCTACTGGCCGGCTGAGGACAGCTTACTGATGCTGGATGCTCTTGATCCGGATCTATCGGGTAAGGTTTGCCTCGATCTCGGGACCGGGAGCGGGATAGTCGCGATTGAGATGGCTAAGAGGGGGTGCTGCACGGTGGCCAGCGATATATCCCCGAGGTCTTGCTTATTAGCCTCTAGGAACGCTGAACTTAACGGTCTAGAGGTGCATACAGTTCAAGGGGACATGACGAGGCACTTCAGGGATCTGGCCTTCGACTTGATAGCTTTCAACCCACCTTACTTACCTGGAAGGGGGGACCCGAGATGGGCCGGGGGGAGGAGGGGAAGGGAGCTAATAGATGCCCTCATCGACGATCTACCCAGGTTGATGAGGGAGAAGGCCCTCATATTGCATGCCGACTTCAATCTCCCGGAGCTGACTTTGAGGAAAGCTGAGAAAATGGGGTTGAGGGCCGAGATATGCTTAAGGAGGAAGCTCGCTTTCCATGAACTGATGATAGTGAGGATAAGCAGGGCTTGA
- the sucC gene encoding ADP-forming succinate--CoA ligase subunit beta, translated as MRLLEYESKEALASKGIPIPKGILARDPEEAASAVEKLGGRGVLKIQIPHGQRGKAGGIKLVNSPNEAREVAKELFSRTFYGYEVSSLLVEEPVDTATEIYIGGIIDRNSRGMTFISTPYGGMDVEEIAASHPESIEKRTVHPLMGMRSHIARALAKNAAKNVPDKVNEIQRIISSLWDVAVEYDAVMLEINPLALTKDGRLVALDARIEVDDNALFRHMEFEKRYYSSENPRENEARKRDIAYVELDGNIGTMANGAGLAMATMDLVHTFGGKPANFCDVGGGASADRVANALEIILSNPRASVVLINTLCGITSALDVALGVKSIKEKGLLKIPVVVRMSGNQADEGKRILEEIGIKATESAEEAVRYAVELAKRA; from the coding sequence ATGAGGCTTCTGGAGTATGAGTCAAAGGAGGCCCTGGCCTCTAAGGGTATACCGATTCCGAAGGGAATTCTAGCGAGAGATCCTGAGGAAGCTGCTTCAGCTGTTGAGAAACTTGGAGGAAGAGGGGTTCTGAAGATACAGATACCACATGGACAGAGAGGGAAAGCTGGCGGGATAAAGTTAGTCAATTCTCCAAATGAAGCGAGAGAGGTGGCTAAAGAGCTATTTTCAAGGACTTTCTATGGATATGAAGTGAGCTCCTTGCTCGTTGAGGAGCCCGTTGATACTGCCACTGAGATATATATCGGAGGGATAATTGACAGGAATTCGAGGGGCATGACCTTCATATCCACCCCTTACGGAGGGATGGATGTTGAGGAGATAGCTGCAAGCCACCCCGAGTCGATAGAGAAGAGGACTGTCCACCCGCTCATGGGGATGAGGTCCCATATAGCTAGGGCTCTAGCTAAAAACGCAGCCAAGAATGTCCCAGATAAGGTTAACGAGATACAGAGGATAATAAGTTCATTGTGGGATGTGGCGGTCGAATATGATGCGGTGATGCTCGAGATAAACCCCCTAGCCCTGACCAAGGATGGGAGGCTCGTAGCACTGGATGCTAGGATAGAGGTTGATGATAACGCTCTCTTCAGGCACATGGAATTCGAGAAGAGGTATTACTCATCGGAGAATCCGAGGGAGAATGAAGCGAGGAAGAGGGATATAGCTTACGTAGAGCTGGACGGTAACATAGGGACCATGGCTAATGGGGCCGGTTTAGCCATGGCCACTATGGATCTGGTCCACACTTTCGGCGGTAAGCCAGCTAATTTCTGCGATGTCGGGGGAGGGGCCTCAGCGGACAGAGTAGCTAACGCCTTGGAGATAATACTCTCGAACCCCAGGGCCAGCGTCGTCCTCATAAATACTTTATGCGGTATCACGAGCGCATTAGACGTCGCACTCGGAGTTAAATCTATTAAGGAGAAGGGATTGCTCAAGATCCCGGTAGTGGTCAGGATGAGCGGGAATCAGGCTGATGAGGGGAAGAGGATACTCGAGGAGATAGGGATAAAGGCTACGGAGTCCGCTGAGGAGGCAGTGAGGTACGCTGTGGAGCTCGCTAAGCGAGCGTAA
- a CDS encoding elongation factor 1-beta has protein sequence MARILAIYRVLLDGSISSDEAIQRIRKELEDKGFKLEGYDENPIGFGIVALNLKITAPEEDGITDAISSVLEELEGVSSVELDMVSRVG, from the coding sequence ATGGCTAGGATACTCGCCATATATAGGGTCCTGCTCGATGGGAGTATAAGCAGCGATGAGGCAATTCAAAGGATAAGGAAGGAGCTCGAAGATAAAGGTTTTAAGCTAGAGGGTTACGATGAAAACCCAATAGGATTCGGGATAGTTGCTTTAAACCTAAAGATAACTGCGCCTGAGGAGGATGGCATTACAGACGCTATATCCAGCGTCCTCGAGGAGTTGGAGGGTGTGAGTAGCGTGGAGCTCGATATGGTGAGCAGGGTGGGTTGA
- a CDS encoding geranylgeranylglyceryl/heptaprenylglyceryl phosphate synthase, translated as MSLEERMRKAERTLLAVLLDPAKLDDEGARKLARAASEGGADLIFVGGSIGAGFRINEIILSVKKESNIPIILFPGNVDGVSPYADAILFMSLLNSTNPYWIIQAQALAAIPIRRMGLEAIPTAYLIVEPGQRSAAGWVGSVNPIPRDKPEIALAYATAAEMLGMRWIYLEAGSGAEAPVPSEMVRLVRERTNLGIIVGGGLRSPELVRERAEAGANVIVVGTHIEEGRDALASVREMKEALKS; from the coding sequence ATGAGCCTGGAGGAGCGCATGAGGAAGGCTGAGAGGACTCTCTTAGCTGTACTGCTCGACCCAGCTAAACTGGATGATGAGGGAGCTAGGAAGTTAGCCAGGGCTGCTTCAGAAGGGGGAGCCGATCTCATATTCGTCGGGGGATCTATAGGGGCCGGTTTCAGGATAAATGAGATAATATTGAGCGTAAAGAAGGAATCAAATATACCGATAATACTCTTCCCCGGGAACGTCGATGGAGTATCCCCTTACGCTGATGCGATACTCTTCATGTCCCTGCTCAACTCAACTAATCCTTACTGGATAATACAGGCTCAAGCTCTAGCAGCGATACCGATAAGGAGGATGGGCCTAGAGGCAATACCAACGGCTTACCTCATAGTGGAGCCGGGGCAGAGGAGCGCTGCAGGTTGGGTGGGCTCAGTCAACCCGATACCTAGGGACAAACCCGAGATAGCTTTAGCCTACGCCACAGCAGCAGAGATGCTCGGGATGAGGTGGATCTATCTGGAGGCCGGGAGCGGTGCTGAGGCTCCAGTCCCATCCGAGATGGTTAGATTAGTGAGGGAGAGGACGAATCTCGGCATAATAGTTGGTGGAGGCCTGAGATCTCCTGAGCTAGTGAGGGAGAGGGCTGAAGCTGGGGCTAATGTGATAGTGGTGGGGACGCATATCGAGGAGGGGAGGGATGCCCTAGCGAGTGTGAGGGAGATGAAGGAGGCCCTGAAGAGTTAA
- the sucD gene encoding succinate--CoA ligase subunit alpha has product MAILVREGMRVLVQGITGRQGTIHTKLMLEYGTKIVAGVTPGKSGAKVYDVPVFDSVEEAVREKGPIDASIVFVPAPYAMDAVIEAVDNAIPLVVVITEGIPVHDTAKFVSYARSMGTTIIGPNCPGIIAPGKVKIGIMPADSFAPGPVGIVSRSGTLTYEISLSLKNAGYGSSTTIGIGGDPITGLNFIEVLELFKEDPETKAVVIVGEIGGDAEERAAKYIAQGYPKPVVAYVAGRTAPPGKRMGHAGAIITAGQGTVESKERAFSEAGVPVARTPFEVAPLLAERLRH; this is encoded by the coding sequence ATGGCGATACTAGTCAGGGAAGGGATGAGGGTACTAGTTCAGGGGATAACTGGAAGGCAGGGGACTATACATACGAAGCTGATGCTCGAATATGGGACGAAGATAGTTGCGGGCGTCACTCCTGGGAAGTCTGGAGCTAAGGTATATGATGTGCCAGTTTTCGATTCCGTTGAGGAGGCTGTGAGGGAGAAGGGACCTATAGATGCATCTATAGTCTTCGTCCCAGCCCCTTATGCGATGGATGCTGTTATAGAGGCAGTGGATAACGCTATTCCGTTGGTCGTAGTCATAACTGAGGGGATACCTGTACACGATACCGCTAAATTCGTCAGCTATGCGAGGAGCATGGGTACAACAATAATAGGTCCCAACTGCCCGGGCATAATAGCTCCAGGTAAGGTGAAGATAGGGATAATGCCAGCTGACTCCTTCGCACCAGGACCAGTCGGTATAGTATCGAGGAGCGGGACCCTGACTTACGAGATCTCCCTATCCCTGAAGAATGCTGGGTATGGGTCAAGCACGACTATAGGAATAGGGGGAGATCCCATAACTGGTTTGAACTTCATAGAGGTCTTAGAGTTATTCAAGGAGGATCCAGAGACTAAAGCAGTCGTGATAGTCGGGGAGATAGGGGGAGATGCTGAGGAGAGGGCAGCCAAGTACATAGCTCAGGGCTATCCCAAGCCTGTAGTGGCTTACGTAGCCGGGAGGACAGCTCCCCCTGGGAAGAGGATGGGTCACGCGGGGGCGATAATAACAGCTGGCCAGGGGACAGTCGAAAGCAAGGAAAGAGCTTTCTCAGAGGCGGGGGTTCCTGTAGCTAGGACCCCCTTCGAAGTGGCTCCCCTCCTAGCTGAAAGATTGAGGCATTAA
- a CDS encoding zinc finger domain-containing protein — protein sequence MSKERLVFKLLPVDREVFCTSCGRKVTYERGIVAFKCPNCGEAIIVRCSICRKQANEYVCPNCGFTGP from the coding sequence TTGTCCAAAGAGAGGTTGGTGTTCAAGCTCCTACCGGTGGATCGCGAGGTGTTCTGCACATCCTGCGGCAGGAAGGTGACTTATGAGAGGGGAATAGTGGCTTTTAAATGTCCTAACTGCGGGGAAGCGATAATAGTGAGGTGCAGCATCTGCAGGAAGCAAGCTAATGAATATGTATGCCCCAACTGCGGGTTCACGGGTCCCTGA
- a CDS encoding DUF7343 domain-containing protein, with amino-acid sequence MSHSSWIIQLTPTNENEVLKLITGLAGFKRNISILVVGAPNAVPIEFEEKLQNLGIVVKRVGGATRLDTSLYLAINYWRDCKSLVLVDGFNSSYYLAALSVAVERKAPIIYTKDGKPPDGFRESLENHLKDLKSIIVVGGSLDPDEADFLRSKGYSVSYISGMNVTLRYPGDNQLIPGEIAAPLLALVGFPLGSLLTYILMRRGKREEGDLMDFLTLDERKLVEVVKEKGEVFQEELPELTGFSKPKISRMIAELSDRRILSKEKYGKTYIIRLSERARNL; translated from the coding sequence ATGTCCCACAGTTCCTGGATAATCCAACTCACTCCCACAAATGAGAATGAAGTATTGAAGCTAATAACGGGATTAGCGGGCTTCAAGAGGAACATATCGATCCTAGTAGTGGGAGCACCCAATGCAGTGCCGATAGAGTTCGAGGAGAAGCTCCAGAACCTAGGAATAGTGGTCAAGAGAGTGGGCGGAGCCACGAGGCTGGATACATCCCTTTACCTCGCGATAAATTACTGGAGGGATTGCAAATCGCTGGTCCTCGTCGATGGGTTCAACTCATCCTATTACTTAGCCGCTCTGAGCGTAGCGGTTGAGAGGAAAGCCCCTATAATATACACGAAGGACGGTAAGCCTCCGGATGGTTTTAGGGAATCCCTGGAGAATCATCTGAAGGACTTAAAATCGATAATAGTTGTAGGAGGAAGCTTGGATCCCGATGAAGCTGATTTCTTGAGGTCCAAGGGGTACTCAGTGAGCTACATCTCAGGGATGAACGTGACCCTGAGGTATCCGGGGGATAATCAGCTCATACCCGGGGAGATAGCTGCCCCTCTGCTCGCTTTAGTGGGCTTCCCCTTGGGATCCCTCCTAACTTACATCCTGATGAGGAGGGGTAAGAGGGAGGAGGGTGACCTGATGGACTTCCTCACTCTAGATGAGAGGAAGCTCGTCGAGGTAGTTAAGGAGAAGGGGGAAGTATTTCAGGAGGAATTGCCTGAATTGACAGGATTTTCCAAGCCTAAGATAAGTAGGATGATAGCTGAGCTCTCCGATAGGAGGATATTGAGCAAGGAGAAATATGGGAAGACCTATATAATAAGGCTCAGTGAGAGGGCCAGGAACCTTTAA
- the pth2 gene encoding peptidyl-tRNA hydrolase Pth2 → MKYKQVIVVRKDLGMSCGKIAVQVAHASLEAAEISKREDPDIYRAWKEEGAKKVVLEVRSEEELIEIHKEALDRGLVSVLIRDAGLTELEPGTATAVGIGPHEEEKIDRITGKLPLLK, encoded by the coding sequence TTGAAGTACAAGCAAGTGATCGTGGTGAGGAAGGACCTGGGGATGAGCTGCGGGAAGATAGCCGTTCAAGTAGCTCATGCCTCGCTTGAAGCTGCAGAGATATCCAAGAGGGAAGATCCAGATATATATAGGGCTTGGAAGGAGGAGGGAGCCAAGAAAGTTGTCCTTGAGGTTAGGAGTGAGGAGGAGCTCATTGAGATCCACAAGGAAGCCCTGGATAGGGGGCTAGTATCGGTCTTGATAAGGGACGCTGGACTAACTGAGCTCGAGCCAGGGACGGCGACGGCTGTGGGAATAGGACCTCATGAGGAGGAAAAGATAGATAGAATTACTGGGAAACTCCCATTATTGAAGTAG
- the fen gene encoding flap endonuclease-1, with protein sequence MGVKIGELIEDKVELELSDIAGKKIALDAFNAMYQFLAKVRQPDGTPLMTSKGEITSVHSGIFYRTANFLKEGIIPIYVFDGEKPSFKSRAIEERVRAREEAELKWKEALEIGDLEEARKYAQAALNITGDIVEDCKTILKLMGVPIVQAPSEGEAQAAHMAMKGDVWATASQDYDSLLFGAPRLIRNLTITGKRKLPGKEVYVDINPELIELESVLKRNGISREQLIMIGILVGTDYNLGGVKGIGVKRALELVKKYKRPEDLFSKVPWEFDVDPISIYEFFLNPPTTDDYDTSLKRPMSDELLKFMVEEHEFSEERVKKVINEIEESYRMLSGGGLESWF encoded by the coding sequence ATGGGAGTTAAGATCGGGGAGCTTATCGAGGATAAAGTGGAACTGGAGCTCTCTGATATAGCTGGGAAGAAGATCGCCTTAGATGCTTTCAATGCGATGTATCAATTCTTAGCGAAAGTCAGGCAGCCCGATGGTACCCCTTTGATGACTAGCAAGGGCGAGATAACGAGCGTCCATTCCGGCATCTTCTACAGGACCGCTAACTTCCTGAAGGAGGGGATAATCCCCATCTATGTGTTCGATGGAGAGAAGCCCTCTTTCAAGTCAAGAGCGATAGAGGAGAGAGTTAGAGCAAGAGAGGAAGCTGAATTGAAATGGAAGGAGGCCCTTGAGATCGGAGACCTTGAGGAGGCTAGGAAGTACGCTCAAGCAGCCCTGAATATAACGGGAGATATTGTGGAGGATTGTAAGACCATACTCAAGCTGATGGGCGTACCTATCGTCCAGGCACCGAGTGAGGGGGAGGCTCAGGCAGCTCATATGGCTATGAAGGGCGATGTATGGGCCACAGCATCGCAAGATTACGATTCCCTCCTCTTCGGAGCTCCGAGGCTGATAAGGAACCTCACAATAACCGGTAAGAGGAAGCTCCCGGGTAAGGAAGTTTATGTCGATATAAACCCTGAGTTAATAGAGCTAGAGAGCGTGCTCAAGAGGAATGGGATCAGCAGGGAGCAGCTGATAATGATAGGGATTTTAGTCGGGACGGATTATAACTTGGGAGGCGTCAAGGGGATAGGTGTGAAGAGGGCTCTGGAGCTCGTCAAGAAGTATAAGAGGCCGGAGGATCTATTCTCAAAGGTGCCTTGGGAGTTCGATGTGGATCCCATATCGATCTACGAATTCTTCCTGAATCCCCCGACTACCGATGATTATGATACATCTTTGAAGAGGCCTATGAGCGATGAGCTCCTGAAGTTCATGGTGGAGGAGCACGAGTTCTCTGAGGAAAGAGTGAAGAAAGTGATAAATGAGATAGAGGAATCTTATAGAATGCTCTCAGGGGGCGGGCTAGAGTCCTGGTTCTGA
- a CDS encoding winged helix DNA-binding protein: protein MESGLRERVLRELEKEGVLHLREIVNRTEVSISVLKKLLDEMVNEGLLEKFSHGGYTFYRITAEGKGYLLKEGSGGTE, encoded by the coding sequence ATGGAATCGGGATTGAGGGAGAGGGTCCTGAGGGAACTTGAGAAAGAGGGGGTGCTGCATTTAAGGGAGATAGTAAATAGAACGGAGGTTTCGATATCGGTCCTCAAGAAGCTCCTCGATGAGATGGTCAATGAGGGGCTACTGGAGAAATTCTCCCATGGGGGCTATACTTTCTACAGGATAACGGCGGAGGGGAAGGGGTACCTGCTGAAAGAAGGATCCGGAGGGACTGAGTGA
- a CDS encoding endonuclease dU → MSIKGRILAVDDSPFERGKDADTFLVGIMFRDLVIELSMKERISVDGDDSTEALIRMVRSPKLREEVRVVMSHGTTFAGLNVVDVSRFYEETGIPLIAVTSKVPTNEIERAIVSAGMIEKLEIVRRNPPYNPLRTPKGVCFYSTIGMSGDEAERVILRYIVESKVPEQLRIVDIVSRLLAGCRYQVE, encoded by the coding sequence TTGAGCATCAAGGGTAGGATACTTGCAGTCGATGACTCCCCATTCGAGAGGGGAAAGGACGCTGATACTTTCCTAGTTGGGATCATGTTCAGGGATCTCGTGATCGAATTATCCATGAAGGAGAGGATATCCGTGGATGGAGATGACTCCACTGAGGCTCTGATAAGGATGGTGAGGAGCCCCAAGCTCAGGGAGGAAGTGAGAGTTGTTATGAGCCACGGTACTACTTTCGCCGGCTTGAACGTAGTGGATGTAAGCAGATTCTACGAGGAGACGGGCATACCCCTCATAGCTGTCACATCTAAAGTACCGACGAATGAGATAGAGAGAGCTATCGTCTCAGCCGGTATGATTGAGAAACTCGAGATAGTGAGGAGGAATCCGCCTTATAACCCACTGAGGACCCCCAAGGGTGTTTGTTTCTACTCGACCATAGGGATGAGTGGGGATGAGGCTGAGAGGGTGATACTGAGGTACATAGTGGAATCCAAGGTACCGGAGCAGCTCAGGATAGTGGACATAGTATCTAGGCTACTGGCGGGTTGTCGCTATCAGGTGGAATGA